GACGATGAATTCAGTCTGGCCGTCAGCCAAATACTCCATAAACATAAACCCGACCTGATAGTACTGGCCGGGCTGATACATTTTTATAAAATACCTCCCGAATACAGTCTGAGGGCCATGAATATCCATCCGGCACTGCTCCCAGCATTCGGCGGCAAGGGCTATTACGGCGAAAAAGTCCACCAGGCTGTGATTAAATACGGCGTCAAATTCTCGGGTTGCACCGTCCATTTCGTGGATAACGTCTATGACCACGGTCCCATCATCATCCAGCGGGTCGTGCCGGTGCTCGATGACGATACCCCCGAAACCCTGGCCGACCGCGTCTTTAAGGAAGAGTGCATCGCCTATCCCGAGGCGATAAATCTTTACGCCCGCGGCAAAATCAAAGTGGTGAATAATCGGGTGCTGACACAAAAGTAGTTATGTATAAATTGAGAATCGCCTGTTTGATGGCTATGGCCGGCGTTATGCTGGTGGCCGGGACAATGCCGGCTGACGCGTACGACCCGCCCAAGCAGGGACAGGTGGTGGCCCGGATCAACGGCGAAATCATCACCGACCGCCAGGTTTCCACACACATTAAACAATTCCAGATGGAATATAAAATGGCCATCCAGGAGCTGATAGACAACAAAATCATCTTTCAGTCCGCCGTCCGCGAAGGCGTAATCGTGCCCCAGGCCGACGTGGACGACTTAATCAAAGAACGCACCGCCAAAATCGGCACTCCGGACGACTTCAAAAAGTTCATCCTCGACCCGCTCAAGGTTTCCACTGACGAATACCGCAAATCCGTGCACGAAGAACTGATGCGCAAGCGTTACATTCAAAGCAAGATCGGCGCCCCGCCCAAGGAAAAGGACATCAAGACCGACTTTCGCATCGACATCTTCGTCTCGCCCAAAGAGATAAAAGAATACTTCGCCAAGCACCGGGCCGACTTCACCGTTCCGGGCAAAATCAAGACCCGCCAGATTATCATCAAATACGACCGCCAGAACAAAGACCTGAAAAAAGCCGCGGCCGATAGTCTCCTCAAAGAAGCCATCAGCGGCACTGACTTCGCCGGGTTGGCTGCAAAGAACTCCGACCTCAAAGCTAATACCGGCGGCGCTTGGGACTGGACCGAAAAAGGCTCGTTCCCCAAAGAGGTCGAAGACGTCATCTACAACCTCAGTATCAACGCTATCAGCCCGGTCATAGAAACCTCAACCAGCTACCTGATAATCAAGGTCGAAGACAAAGTCGAACCTAAAAATCCTTCCGAGGACGACCTGGACGTCCAGCAAACCATCCGCCAGATTCTGTCTAACCAAAAAATACTTCAGGGAATTGAAACGTTGAAGGAAAAACTCAGGCAGGAATCCGACATCCAGCTCCTGCGCTGACCCCAGAATTATTACCACGAAAGCCCGAAACAACGAAAAGGGAAAGGAAATGCTGGAAGTGTTGCAAGGAGATTGGTTTATGGATAACCCTTCGGGAAGAGGTTTGACCTCTCGGATGCAAAACAAGCTCAAAGAACTCCCGCCCTTGCTTGCGGTTGCCATACCGATTATCGGGGTAGTGCCCGGAGTTTTGCTCTGGGTCATTTGGTTCTTCGGTGAAAATTTCGGATTCGTAATTTTACCAGTTATCGCAATGGTTTCAATAGTCAGCTTAGCTATGACTATTGTTATTATGTTCAAGCCATTACGGGGCAAATATAAATTACTTGTAGCTGTTGTTAATCTGAGCTTTTTTGTTTATTTTGGCGTATGGATTTGTCTTAGCAAATGACCGGCAGCATCCACTTAACCCGCGGTTAAATTATTTAGCTTTTAGGATTTAGACATTAGACATTGGGGTTTGCCGCCAGGAAAGCAGGTCCTACTTCATCTTGCTTTCCATTGATTTGTCCAATATCGGCAGGGTCACCTTGACCGTGGTACCTTTCCCGTATTGGCTTTCCATCACCAGCTTGCCGCCGTGTCCCTGGATGATGTTATGCGCCACGGACAGGCCCAGCCCGGTGCCCTTGCCCGGTTCTTTGGTGGTGTAGAACAGGTCAAACGCCCGGCTCAGGTCCTCTTCCTTCATACCCGTGCCGTTATCCTTGATAAAAACCGTGATGTTACGGTCGGCGATTTCGTGGTAGACCTCTATCTTGCCGTCATGCAATCCGTGCTTGGCGGCCACGGCGTCTATGGCGTTCAGGAGCAGGTTAATGAACACCTGCTGCAACTCGCCCGAATCCCCGAACACCGGCGGTATGTCCATATCCAGCCGGTTGGAAATCGTAATCTTATCCTGGGTCAGCCGGTGCTGGACCAGCTGGATGGCCGTGGCCATTATCATCTTCAGTTCTATCGGCTGGGGCGTCAGCCGCCGCGGGAAGAACTGCAATATCTTCTTGAGCGTATCCTGAATTCTGGTCAGCCCCTCGATAATCAGCTCCAGGTATTCCTTGGTCCGCTTGGCATCGAGCTTGCCGTCCTTAAGCGACATGGCCGCGTTAAGGATTCCGCCCAACGGGTTATTAATCTCGTGGGCAATGCCGGCCGCCAGCGTGCCGGTGGCCGACAAACGCTGGGCGATGACCAGCTGTTCCTGGGTGGCCTTTATCTTCTCGCGCGCGTCATCAATCTTGGCCTGAAGCGAGCTGTGGTAAGAATTTATCTCATCCAGCATTATCTTAAAGGTATTAACCAGGTTGGCCACCTCGTCATTGCCCTTGACTGTCGGCAGCGTCACCTTGTAATTCCCGCTGGAAATCTGGCGGCTGGCCTCGGACAGCGCCTCTATCGGCCTGAGTATCAGCTTGGTCATCAGCACATACATGCTCAATATCAGGAAAATCGTGCCCAGCGGCATGACCCAAAGGATGGTCTTAAGCGACTCCATCGGGTCCAGCTCCATTCCCTGCGGGCGCTGGATGTCCATCTTAATCAGAAGCACGGTATTATCCGACATGCGCAGGGGCGTGTTGACCACCGTTCCGCCGGCCAGGCTGAATACCGGTTTTTGCTGTTTCAAGGCCTTAATCAGGTCGGCATCGTTCTTGAAGGTAGCCGCGTCAACGATGGGCGTAGCCGAAAGAATCGGCTCGAGCTTATTGTTAACAATGACCCACTTGGTGAAAAGAGCGGAGTTGTTGAGCTTATCCCTGAGTCCGGCCCATTCGGAGTTCTCGGACGGCGGCGCCGGCGGGCTCTTGATGTCTTTCAGCCAGT
This region of Candidatus Brocadiia bacterium genomic DNA includes:
- the purN gene encoding phosphoribosylglycinamide formyltransferase; amino-acid sequence: MTTIKLAVLLSGSGRTLQNFIDLAAQKKLDAEITAVISSKEGAYGIERAKKHGIPAYIVPRKNYKSDDEFSLAVSQILHKHKPDLIVLAGLIHFYKIPPEYSLRAMNIHPALLPAFGGKGYYGEKVHQAVIKYGVKFSGCTVHFVDNVYDHGPIIIQRVVPVLDDDTPETLADRVFKEECIAYPEAINLYARGKIKVVNNRVLTQK
- a CDS encoding peptidylprolyl isomerase yields the protein MYKLRIACLMAMAGVMLVAGTMPADAYDPPKQGQVVARINGEIITDRQVSTHIKQFQMEYKMAIQELIDNKIIFQSAVREGVIVPQADVDDLIKERTAKIGTPDDFKKFILDPLKVSTDEYRKSVHEELMRKRYIQSKIGAPPKEKDIKTDFRIDIFVSPKEIKEYFAKHRADFTVPGKIKTRQIIIKYDRQNKDLKKAAADSLLKEAISGTDFAGLAAKNSDLKANTGGAWDWTEKGSFPKEVEDVIYNLSINAISPVIETSTSYLIIKVEDKVEPKNPSEDDLDVQQTIRQILSNQKILQGIETLKEKLRQESDIQLLR
- a CDS encoding HAMP domain-containing sensor histidine kinase produces the protein MSLRYKILIALASVMILILGILTLNLWVNALARVHSNQQKMADVLTSIIQDWLKDIKSPPAPPSENSEWAGLRDKLNNSALFTKWVIVNNKLEPILSATPIVDAATFKNDADLIKALKQQKPVFSLAGGTVVNTPLRMSDNTVLLIKMDIQRPQGMELDPMESLKTILWVMPLGTIFLILSMYVLMTKLILRPIEALSEASRQISSGNYKVTLPTVKGNDEVANLVNTFKIMLDEINSYHSSLQAKIDDAREKIKATQEQLVIAQRLSATGTLAAGIAHEINNPLGGILNAAMSLKDGKLDAKRTKEYLELIIEGLTRIQDTLKKILQFFPRRLTPQPIELKMIMATAIQLVQHRLTQDKITISNRLDMDIPPVFGDSGELQQVFINLLLNAIDAVAAKHGLHDGKIEVYHEIADRNITVFIKDNGTGMKEEDLSRAFDLFYTTKEPGKGTGLGLSVAHNIIQGHGGKLVMESQYGKGTTVKVTLPILDKSMESKMK